From Campylobacter lari, the proteins below share one genomic window:
- a CDS encoding DUF4006 family protein — protein MENSNRCVFSLSGVSGMLIATILLLSILAGLTILGLKTQQDVMQKPYKIENAEQIKMFDSKREEHIIIKE, from the coding sequence ATGGAAAATTCAAACAGATGTGTATTTTCACTTTCAGGCGTTAGCGGAATGTTAATAGCAACTATTTTATTATTATCGATTTTAGCAGGATTAACTATTTTGGGTCTAAAAACACAACAAGATGTTATGCAAAAACCTTATAAAATAGAAAATGCAGAACAAATTAAAATGTTTGACTCTAAAAGAGAAGAACATATCATTATAAAGGAATGA
- the ccoP gene encoding cytochrome-c oxidase, cbb3-type subunit III, with translation MQWLNLQDNVNLLSFIGAILIILITLVVVGKLFKSMKEEKSQGELSEHSWDGIGEYKNPIPLGWAVVFFLAIVWCIWYFLWGYPLNSYSQIGQYNKEVQAHNEKFAQKFANLSNEDKQEMGKNIFLVQCSSCHGITGDGINGKAQNLNVWGSEEGLIEVITKGSKGLNYPMGEMLSAADNGIDEADIPAIAAYVASEISAIKKTENPQLVAKGKELFVTCTVCHGEDGKGTIDGQLVAPDLTKYGSAEFVVDVLNRGKAGSIGVMPHFNNGLLNELQKEAVGEYVISLSRGE, from the coding sequence ATGCAATGGTTGAACTTACAAGATAATGTTAATTTATTATCTTTTATTGGAGCAATTCTTATCATATTGATTACGCTTGTTGTGGTAGGAAAATTGTTTAAAAGTATGAAAGAAGAAAAAAGTCAGGGTGAGCTAAGTGAACATAGTTGGGATGGTATAGGTGAATATAAAAATCCTATACCACTTGGCTGGGCTGTGGTATTTTTCTTAGCTATAGTATGGTGTATATGGTATTTTCTTTGGGGGTATCCTTTAAATAGTTATTCTCAAATTGGTCAATATAATAAAGAAGTACAAGCGCATAATGAGAAATTTGCACAAAAATTTGCAAATTTAAGCAATGAAGATAAGCAAGAAATGGGTAAAAATATCTTTTTAGTTCAATGCTCTTCTTGTCATGGTATTACAGGTGATGGTATCAATGGAAAAGCTCAAAATCTTAATGTTTGGGGTTCAGAAGAGGGACTTATAGAAGTAATTACTAAAGGTTCTAAGGGCTTAAATTATCCTATGGGTGAGATGTTAAGTGCAGCAGATAATGGTATAGATGAAGCTGATATTCCTGCAATTGCTGCTTATGTTGCTTCTGAAATTTCAGCAATTAAAAAAACTGAAAATCCTCAACTTGTAGCAAAAGGAAAAGAATTATTTGTCACTTGTACAGTATGTCATGGTGAAGATGGAAAAGGAACTATTGATGGTCAATTAGTGGCTCCAGATTTAACAAAATATGGTAGTGCAGAATTTGTAGTAGATGTTTTAAATCGTGGTAAAGCAGGTAGTATAGGTGTAATGCCTCATTTTAACAATGGCTTGTTAAATGAGCTTCAAAAAGAAGCAGTTGGCGAATATGTGATTTCTCTTTCAAGGGGCGAATAA
- a CDS encoding cytochrome c oxidase, cbb3-type, CcoQ subunit, translating to MDLELIRELQAYGFFALVVFLVVVLYSYWFHLYRSEKTGRRNYEKYADLALHDEIGDRVLEQNKRSA from the coding sequence ATGGATTTAGAACTAATAAGAGAGTTGCAAGCTTATGGCTTTTTTGCCCTTGTAGTATTCTTAGTGGTAGTTTTGTATTCTTATTGGTTTCATTTGTATAGATCTGAAAAAACAGGTAGAAGAAACTATGAAAAATATGCTGATTTAGCATTACATGATGAAATTGGCGATCGTGTTTTAGAGCAAAATAAAAGGAGTGCTTAA
- the ccoO gene encoding cytochrome-c oxidase, cbb3-type subunit II — protein MFSWLEKNPFFFAVAVFIVIAYAGIVEVLPDFAQNARPIEGKKPYTVLQLAGRHAYIKESCNACHSQLIRPFKSETDRYGMYSVSGEYAYDRPFLWGSKRTGPDLLRIGNFRTTDWHENHMWDPVSVVPGSIMPAYKHMFSNNANIETAYAEALTVKKVFNVPYDVENGTKLGTWEEAQAEVKAEAQVIVDQMKNQDVKDAFARGEIREIVALIAYLNSLK, from the coding sequence ATGTTTAGTTGGTTAGAAAAAAATCCATTCTTTTTTGCTGTGGCAGTATTTATAGTGATCGCATATGCAGGTATTGTGGAAGTTTTACCTGATTTTGCTCAAAATGCAAGACCAATTGAAGGTAAAAAGCCTTATACGGTTTTACAACTTGCAGGACGCCATGCTTATATTAAAGAAAGTTGCAATGCATGTCATTCACAACTTATTCGTCCTTTTAAATCAGAAACAGATCGTTATGGTATGTATTCAGTTAGCGGTGAATATGCTTATGATAGACCATTTTTATGGGGTTCAAAAAGAACTGGACCTGATTTATTGCGTATAGGTAATTTTAGAACTACAGATTGGCATGAAAATCACATGTGGGATCCAGTTTCAGTTGTTCCTGGTTCTATTATGCCAGCTTACAAACATATGTTTAGCAATAATGCAAATATAGAAACAGCTTATGCAGAGGCACTAACTGTAAAAAAAGTTTTCAATGTTCCTTATGATGTTGAAAATGGTACAAAACTTGGTACTTGGGAAGAAGCTCAAGCAGAAGTTAAAGCAGAAGCCCAAGTTATAGTAGATCAAATGAAAAATCAAGATGTTAAAGATGCGTTTGCTAGAGGTGAAATTAGAGAAATTGTCGCTTTGATTGCGTATCTTAATAGCTTGAAATAG
- the ccoN gene encoding cytochrome-c oxidase, cbb3-type subunit I, whose amino-acid sequence MHPGNALNYDYTVAKYFMFATLLFGVIGMAIGTLIAFQMAYPDLNYLAGEYGTFSRLRPLHTSGVIFGFMLSGIWATWYYIGQRVLKVSMAESSFLMFIGKLHFWLYMITMIIAVITLFAGVSTSKEYAELEWPLDILVVLVWVLWGVSIFGLIGIRREKTLYVSLWYYIATFLGIAMLYLFNNMAVPTYFVSGMGDWWHSVSMYAGTNDALVQWWYGHNAVAFVFTVGIIAQIYYFLPKESGQPIFSYKLSLFAFWGLMFVYLWAGGHHLIYSTVPDWMQTMGSVFSIVLILPSWGSAINILLTMKGEWSQLRESPLIKFMILASTFYMFSTLEGPILSIKSVNALAHFTDWIPGHVHDGTLGWVGFMTMAALYHMVPRMFKRELYSKSLMEAQFWIQTTGIVLYFSSMWIAGITQGMMWRATDEYGNLLYTFIDTVEAIIPYYWIRAVGGLLYLVGFFMFVYNIYKSISVGRVLDKEPKSASPMAA is encoded by the coding sequence ATGCACCCAGGAAATGCATTAAACTATGACTATACGGTTGCTAAATATTTTATGTTTGCTACCTTATTGTTTGGTGTTATTGGTATGGCTATTGGAACGCTTATTGCCTTTCAGATGGCTTATCCAGATTTAAATTATTTAGCCGGTGAGTATGGTACTTTTTCAAGACTTAGACCATTGCACACTTCAGGTGTAATTTTTGGTTTTATGCTCTCAGGAATTTGGGCTACTTGGTATTATATTGGTCAGCGTGTGCTAAAAGTTAGTATGGCAGAATCAAGCTTTTTAATGTTCATTGGTAAATTGCATTTTTGGCTTTACATGATCACTATGATTATAGCTGTTATTACTTTGTTTGCAGGTGTTAGCACTTCAAAGGAATACGCAGAGCTTGAATGGCCACTTGATATATTGGTAGTTTTAGTTTGGGTTTTATGGGGTGTAAGTATTTTTGGGCTTATTGGAATTCGCCGTGAAAAAACTTTATATGTTTCACTTTGGTATTATATAGCTACTTTCCTAGGTATAGCAATGCTTTATTTATTTAACAATATGGCTGTGCCTACTTATTTTGTGAGTGGAATGGGTGATTGGTGGCATAGTGTTTCTATGTATGCAGGGACAAACGATGCATTAGTTCAATGGTGGTATGGACACAATGCAGTTGCATTTGTATTCACTGTTGGTATTATCGCTCAAATTTATTATTTTCTACCAAAAGAAAGTGGACAACCAATTTTCTCATACAAATTATCTTTATTTGCATTTTGGGGCTTAATGTTTGTTTATTTATGGGCAGGTGGACACCACTTGATTTATTCTACAGTGCCTGATTGGATGCAAACTATGGGTTCAGTTTTTTCAATTGTTCTTATTTTACCTTCTTGGGGTTCAGCAATTAATATCTTACTTACTATGAAAGGTGAGTGGAGTCAATTAAGAGAAAGCCCATTAATCAAATTTATGATTTTAGCTTCAACTTTCTATATGTTCTCAACTTTGGAAGGTCCTATTCTTTCTATTAAATCAGTTAATGCATTAGCACACTTTACAGATTGGATTCCAGGACATGTTCATGATGGTACTTTAGGTTGGGTTGGCTTTATGACTATGGCTGCGCTTTATCACATGGTGCCTAGAATGTTTAAAAGAGAATTATATAGTAAATCGCTAATGGAAGCTCAATTTTGGATCCAAACTACAGGTATAGTATTGTACTTTAGTTCTATGTGGATAGCAGGTATTACTCAGGGTATGATGTGGAGAGCTACAGATGAGTATGGTAACTTACTTTATACTTTCATTGATACCGTTGAAGCTATTATTCCTTATTATTGGATTAGAGCTGTAGGTGGCTTGTTGTACTTAGTAGGATTTTTCATGTTTGTTTATAATATTTATAAATCAATTTCAGTGGGTAGAGTGCTTGATAAAGAGCCAAAAAGTGCTTCACCTATGGCAGCATAA
- a CDS encoding sulfite exporter TauE/SafE family protein, producing MSLDFIALASIAFLSSFGHCYGMCGGFVLAYTQLSKQIKLPFFLLIFSYHLSRIFAYVCLGIFFGVFGSLLSFSEFSKGIMFFIIGIFMITLALALIFKGKFLSFFENSLFFECVIKKNISRLIQQKSFKSTLFLGFLNGFVPCGLVYFYIAFGMSVQSVYLSALIMLVFGFSTLPALIFLAYFSKTLNEKFQKIASLISYILIFCYGVYFSYIGFVFTR from the coding sequence GTGAGTTTAGATTTTATTGCTTTAGCAAGTATAGCTTTTCTTTCTAGTTTTGGGCATTGTTATGGAATGTGCGGAGGTTTTGTTTTAGCTTATACTCAGCTTTCAAAGCAAATTAAACTCCCTTTTTTTCTTTTAATTTTCTCATATCATCTATCTCGAATTTTTGCTTATGTTTGCTTGGGTATATTTTTTGGAGTTTTTGGAAGTTTGCTTTCATTTAGTGAATTTTCAAAAGGCATAATGTTTTTTATAATTGGAATTTTTATGATAACATTAGCACTTGCTTTGATTTTTAAAGGAAAATTTCTAAGTTTTTTTGAAAATTCTTTATTTTTTGAATGCGTAATTAAAAAAAACATCTCTAGATTGATTCAACAAAAATCTTTCAAGAGTACTCTTTTTTTAGGATTTTTAAATGGCTTTGTGCCTTGTGGTTTGGTGTATTTTTATATAGCCTTTGGAATGAGTGTGCAAAGTGTGTATTTATCGGCTTTAATTATGCTTGTTTTTGGTTTTTCAACTTTACCAGCATTGATATTTCTTGCGTATTTTTCTAAAACATTAAATGAAAAATTTCAAAAAATAGCTAGTTTAATTTCCTATATTTTAATTTTTTGTTATGGTGTGTATTTTTCTTATATAGGCTTTGTTTTTACGCGATAA
- the carA gene encoding glutamine-hydrolyzing carbamoyl-phosphate synthase small subunit, which translates to MKAYIYIENDVFLSAKAFGQSGTFFGELVFNTSLTGYQEIISDPSYAGQFVVFSMPEIGIVGINDEDNESKDVFASGMIIRELNEDYSNFRANDSLSAYLKKHEKIGLCEIDTRFLVKMIRDQGNLRAVISTEIKDKEELKKMLLSSAKIDEVNYVAQVSTKSSYKHSKGAWDHSNKAYENVKANGKKVAVIDYGVKENILNELVSVGLEVEVFPYNTKAKDLIDLYQKGKIHGVFLSNGPGEPKILKDEIAEIKKLAEAKIPMLGICLGHQLLSNAFGYETYKMKFGQHGANHPVINLTNNTVEITAQNHNYNIPEEIAEVATITHRNLFGDNVEGVRYKNYPIISVQHHPESSSGPHESKYIFKEFLELL; encoded by the coding sequence ATGAAAGCATATATTTATATAGAGAATGATGTTTTTTTAAGCGCAAAGGCTTTTGGACAAAGTGGAACTTTTTTTGGAGAGCTTGTTTTTAATACTTCTTTAACAGGCTATCAAGAAATTATTTCTGATCCATCATATGCAGGTCAGTTTGTAGTATTTTCAATGCCAGAAATTGGTATAGTTGGTATTAATGATGAAGATAATGAAAGTAAAGATGTATTTGCTAGCGGAATGATTATAAGAGAATTAAATGAAGATTATTCTAATTTTAGAGCCAATGATTCTTTAAGTGCTTATTTGAAAAAGCATGAAAAAATAGGGCTTTGTGAAATTGATACTAGATTTTTAGTTAAAATGATCAGAGATCAAGGAAATTTGAGAGCGGTAATATCTACTGAAATTAAGGACAAAGAAGAGCTTAAAAAAATGCTTCTTTCTAGTGCTAAAATTGATGAGGTAAATTATGTAGCACAGGTTAGCACTAAAAGCTCTTATAAACATAGTAAAGGTGCTTGGGATCATAGCAACAAAGCTTATGAGAATGTAAAAGCAAATGGTAAAAAAGTAGCTGTGATTGATTATGGTGTAAAAGAAAATATTTTAAATGAGCTTGTAAGTGTTGGACTTGAGGTGGAGGTTTTTCCTTATAATACCAAGGCAAAAGATTTGATTGATTTATATCAAAAAGGTAAAATTCATGGTGTATTTTTATCCAATGGACCAGGTGAGCCAAAAATTTTAAAAGATGAAATCGCAGAGATTAAAAAACTAGCAGAAGCTAAAATTCCTATGCTTGGTATTTGTTTGGGACATCAACTTTTAAGTAATGCTTTTGGTTATGAAACTTATAAAATGAAATTCGGCCAACATGGAGCAAATCATCCTGTTATTAACCTTACTAATAACACAGTAGAAATTACAGCACAAAATCATAATTATAATATTCCTGAAGAAATAGCAGAGGTTGCAACTATTACTCATAGAAATTTGTTTGGTGATAATGTAGAGGGTGTGAGATATAAAAATTATCCTATTATATCGGTGCAACATCACCCAGAAAGTTCTTCAGGACCACATGAGAGCAAGTATATTTTTAAAGAATTTTTAGAGCTTTTGTGA
- a CDS encoding DUF507 family protein: protein MRIKPAHIPYIANKIILDLMHSSFVKIKDDSQKLLKTAKEIIEIDVLNERKLDEKAKEILESQEDEIEFMQIDRKSMFWMIKKKLANEFKFMLDSEDRYNNLSHKILENLVEEDLINYNVSENRVKNLIFSSIMSYLKEYENLEDLVYEKISNYKRKLIPGSEEYELVFEKLYQEELRKKGLL from the coding sequence ATGCGTATCAAACCAGCTCATATACCTTATATAGCAAATAAAATAATACTTGATTTAATGCATTCTTCTTTTGTTAAAATTAAAGATGATAGTCAAAAACTTTTAAAAACAGCAAAAGAAATTATAGAAATAGATGTTTTAAATGAGCGTAAACTTGATGAAAAAGCAAAAGAAATTTTAGAAAGCCAAGAAGATGAAATTGAGTTTATGCAAATAGATAGAAAAAGTATGTTTTGGATGATTAAGAAAAAACTAGCAAATGAGTTTAAATTTATGCTTGATAGTGAAGATAGATACAATAATCTTTCTCATAAAATTTTAGAAAATTTAGTGGAAGAAGATTTGATAAACTACAATGTATCAGAAAATCGCGTGAAAAATCTCATTTTTTCAAGTATTATGTCTTATTTAAAAGAGTATGAAAATTTAGAAGATTTAGTCTATGAAAAAATTTCAAATTATAAAAGAAAACTTATTCCAGGTTCTGAAGAATATGAATTGGTATTTGAAAAGCTATATCAAGAAGAGCTTAGAAAAAAGGGACTTTTATGA
- a CDS encoding MotE family protein has translation MMKKIIFLLIFLNFVNAQQNCEQYFEARKEQMQEQIREYDEARQSLEAYRASFEALQKEKMQALEQKEADVNASLEQIKSLKEQNERILEATKQNLQVINDKTMGRITEIYAKMKDVAVAGILSEMEPDEASKILLSLDPRKISSIMAKMDPKKASDLTLLLKNLDQNASSQ, from the coding sequence ATGATGAAAAAAATAATATTTTTATTGATTTTCTTAAATTTTGTAAATGCACAGCAAAATTGCGAGCAGTATTTTGAAGCAAGAAAAGAGCAAATGCAAGAGCAAATTAGAGAATATGATGAAGCAAGACAAAGTTTAGAGGCTTATAGAGCTTCTTTTGAAGCTTTGCAAAAAGAAAAAATGCAAGCTTTGGAGCAAAAAGAAGCTGATGTTAATGCAAGTTTAGAGCAAATAAAAAGTTTAAAAGAGCAAAATGAGCGTATATTAGAAGCGACTAAACAAAATCTTCAAGTTATTAATGATAAAACTATGGGGCGTATCACAGAAATTTATGCTAAAATGAAAGATGTGGCTGTAGCAGGTATATTAAGCGAAATGGAACCGGATGAGGCTTCAAAAATTCTACTTTCGCTAGACCCTAGAAAAATTTCATCCATTATGGCCAAGATGGATCCAAAAAAAGCTTCCGATTTAACACTACTTTTGAAAAATTTAGATCAAAATGCAAGTTCGCAGTAA
- a CDS encoding flagellar FliJ family protein, whose translation MKSKYSSVIKLRKQQLDKAEANLTRTRQKLLLCEEEFKEALKTCESLTLADKGSVALLRSSLKMQEIAREGKQRIKQKLDLTKKELAHHQHLYKKAHLEFEKIKVLENEELKKIQKALQKEEEKFIDELAITRHFNKDK comes from the coding sequence ATGAAAAGCAAATATTCTTCTGTGATTAAGCTTAGAAAACAACAGCTTGATAAAGCAGAGGCAAATTTGACTAGAACAAGACAAAAGCTTTTGTTGTGTGAAGAAGAATTTAAAGAAGCTTTAAAAACATGCGAAAGCTTGACTTTGGCTGATAAAGGTTCGGTGGCTTTGTTAAGATCGTCTTTAAAAATGCAAGAGATTGCAAGAGAGGGTAAGCAAAGAATTAAACAAAAATTAGACCTAACTAAAAAAGAACTTGCACATCATCAACATTTATACAAAAAGGCTCATTTGGAATTTGAAAAAATTAAGGTTTTAGAAAATGAAGAATTAAAAAAAATCCAAAAAGCCTTACAAAAAGAAGAAGAAAAATTTATAGATGAACTTGCTATAACAAGACATTTTAATAAGGATAAATGA
- a CDS encoding adenylosuccinate synthase yields MSKADIVVGIQWGDEGKGKIVDKLCENYDYVCRSAGGHNAGHTIWVDGIRYALHLMPSGVLNKQCINVIGNGVVVNPDVLISEMAQFENLEGRLFISDRAHLNLNHHALIDQARERLKGDKAIGTTGKGIGPSYEDKISRNGHRVGELLEPEKLCENLMKDFELKKTYFDVLGIAMPSYDEILKDLKRFKEVLAPYITDTTRMLWKALDEDKKVLLEGAQGSMLDIDHGTYPYVTSSTTISAGALSGLGLNPKEIGKVIGIVKAYTTRVGNGAFPSEDLGEDGEKIGLIGKEIGVSTGRKRRCGWFDAVAVRYTARLNGLDTLSLMKLDVLDGFESVKICKAYEYKGQEIDYVPCDLENAKPIYEVMEGWDKVAGIRDYDLLPENAKKYIKRLEELSGVRVGYISTSPEREDTIIL; encoded by the coding sequence ATGAGTAAAGCAGATATTGTCGTTGGTATCCAATGGGGTGATGAAGGTAAGGGTAAGATAGTTGATAAACTATGTGAAAATTATGATTATGTTTGCAGAAGCGCAGGTGGACATAATGCAGGTCACACTATATGGGTTGATGGTATAAGATATGCTTTACATTTAATGCCATCAGGTGTTTTAAATAAGCAATGTATTAATGTTATAGGTAATGGAGTTGTAGTTAATCCTGATGTATTAATTAGTGAAATGGCTCAATTTGAAAATTTAGAAGGAAGATTATTTATAAGCGATAGAGCTCATTTAAATTTAAATCATCATGCTTTGATTGATCAAGCAAGAGAAAGACTTAAAGGCGATAAAGCTATAGGAACAACAGGCAAAGGCATAGGGCCAAGCTATGAAGATAAAATAAGTCGTAATGGACATAGAGTAGGGGAATTGCTAGAGCCTGAAAAACTTTGTGAAAATTTAATGAAAGATTTTGAACTTAAAAAAACTTATTTTGATGTTTTAGGTATTGCAATGCCTAGTTATGATGAAATTTTAAAAGATTTAAAACGCTTTAAAGAAGTGCTAGCGCCATATATTACAGATACTACAAGAATGCTTTGGAAAGCTTTAGATGAGGATAAAAAAGTATTGTTAGAAGGCGCGCAAGGTTCTATGCTTGATATTGATCATGGAACTTATCCTTATGTAACTAGTTCAACGACTATTTCAGCTGGAGCTTTAAGTGGTTTGGGATTAAATCCAAAAGAAATTGGAAAAGTTATAGGCATAGTAAAAGCTTACACAACAAGAGTGGGAAATGGAGCTTTTCCAAGTGAGGATTTAGGTGAAGATGGTGAAAAAATAGGACTTATTGGTAAAGAAATCGGAGTAAGCACAGGTAGAAAAAGAAGATGTGGTTGGTTTGATGCGGTTGCGGTAAGATATACTGCAAGATTAAATGGCTTAGATACTTTATCATTAATGAAACTTGATGTATTAGATGGTTTTGAAAGTGTTAAAATCTGTAAAGCATATGAATATAAAGGACAAGAAATAGACTATGTACCTTGTGATTTAGAAAACGCTAAGCCTATTTATGAAGTAATGGAAGGTTGGGATAAAGTTGCAGGGATTAGAGATTATGATTTGCTACCTGAAAATGCTAAAAAATACATTAAGCGTTTGGAAGAATTAAGTGGCGTTAGAGTAGGTTATATCTCCACAAGTCCTGAAAGAGAAGATACCATCATTTTATGA
- the yedE gene encoding selenium metabolism membrane protein YedE/FdhT: MHSFKQSFFINFWDNSKGMIILGILSAIYFGIFGSVWAVTGEMTRWGGEILEFFGMDLSSYTYYQKQNLSGSPLTRIDGIMLIGMFIGCLVAAFLANKFKWRLPASKIRIFQAIIGGILSGFGARLAFGCNLANFFTGLPYFSLHTWVFTLFMILGIYLGVKVCNLALFKPKAKLQRVCKENQKLKTQNKISKIYFYIGLGVFIIFIIYVVFILQKQNIDIKNKESFFPLALIFGFVFGFIISRAQICFTSCFRDLFLFGRDNAIKGALIGMIIACLIAFAFILQGHTSKVIEISPNLAIGAFLFGFGIVFAGGCECGWMYRACEGQSHFIIVGIANIIGTMILALNYDHFPKILTNGIKIHLLNDFSYFNGLLINLALFAILFLFVLKFKRLFFQHNKGKL; this comes from the coding sequence ATGCATTCTTTCAAACAATCTTTTTTTATAAATTTTTGGGATAATTCCAAAGGCATGATTATACTTGGAATTTTAAGTGCTATTTATTTTGGAATTTTTGGCAGTGTTTGGGCTGTTACAGGTGAAATGACACGCTGGGGTGGAGAAATTTTAGAATTTTTTGGTATGGATTTAAGCTCCTACACTTACTACCAAAAGCAAAATTTAAGTGGCAGTCCCTTAACAAGAATTGATGGTATCATGCTCATAGGTATGTTTATAGGATGCTTAGTAGCTGCATTTTTAGCAAATAAATTTAAATGGCGTTTGCCTGCTAGCAAAATTCGAATTTTTCAAGCTATTATAGGAGGAATTTTATCAGGCTTTGGTGCAAGACTTGCTTTTGGTTGTAATTTAGCAAATTTCTTTACAGGTTTACCTTATTTTTCTTTACATACTTGGGTTTTTACTTTATTTATGATTTTAGGAATTTATCTAGGTGTTAAGGTTTGCAATCTTGCCTTATTTAAGCCAAAAGCAAAGTTACAACGCGTTTGCAAAGAAAATCAAAAATTAAAAACACAAAATAAAATTTCAAAAATATATTTTTACATAGGACTTGGTGTATTTATAATTTTTATAATTTATGTTGTATTTATACTACAAAAACAAAATATTGATATTAAAAACAAAGAAAGTTTTTTTCCTTTAGCGTTAATATTTGGTTTTGTTTTTGGTTTTATCATTTCTAGGGCTCAAATTTGCTTCACTTCTTGCTTTAGAGATTTATTTTTATTTGGTAGAGACAATGCTATAAAAGGCGCTTTAATAGGTATGATCATAGCTTGTTTAATAGCTTTTGCTTTTATATTACAAGGGCATACTAGTAAAGTAATAGAAATATCACCAAACCTTGCTATAGGTGCTTTTTTATTTGGATTTGGAATAGTTTTTGCCGGAGGATGCGAGTGTGGTTGGATGTATAGAGCTTGCGAGGGACAAAGTCATTTTATTATAGTGGGTATTGCCAATATCATCGGTACTATGATCTTAGCTTTAAATTATGATCATTTCCCAAAAATACTAACAAATGGTATAAAAATTCATCTTTTAAATGATTTTAGTTATTTTAATGGCTTATTAATCAATTTAGCTTTGTTTGCTATTTTATTTTTGTTTGTTTTAAAATTTAAAAGATTATTCTTCCAACACAACAAAGGAAAATTATGA
- the yedF gene encoding sulfurtransferase-like selenium metabolism protein YedF has protein sequence MIIHYSLNLEGEACPYPAIATIDALKELKSGEVLEILCDCPQSINSIPQDAKNRGFEILEIDQDGPTLRFLIQKP, from the coding sequence ATGATTATTCATTATAGTTTAAATTTAGAAGGTGAGGCATGCCCATATCCTGCTATAGCTACCATTGATGCATTAAAAGAATTAAAATCAGGTGAAGTCTTAGAAATTTTATGTGATTGCCCACAAAGTATTAATTCTATACCTCAAGATGCGAAAAATCGCGGATTTGAAATTTTAGAGATAGATCAAGATGGACCAACGCTTAGATTTTTAATTCAAAAACCTTAA